A stretch of DNA from Candidatus Methanoperedens sp.:
GTTTAGAGGAGTTCCTGGATCTACTACGTTCCCATCTTTTAACAGGGAGATGAGCATTGTCCGGGCACTCAGATCTATATCCACTGCCTTCAGGACATAGCCTTCCTGCAGGGGCAGGGTACTGCCAACTGATATGGTGCGTTTGAGGTCTTCATCCATAAGCACCTTGTGAAGCTGTCCCTGGGCAAGAGCGCTCTTTCCTGCAAAAGTGGTGCTTGGTTGTGCATTTGCAATAGTGGTATTGGATGTATATCCCGCGAAGTACTTGTCAGCCATAAAGCCTATGACCTGATAACTGCCGAAACCTGAGTAGCCGAATTGTACTTCTTCTGGCGTCGTGTCATATACTATGTTGCCTGCGTTGATTCTTCTATCCGTGTAGCTATTCATCTGCATCGTAATGCTTTCGTTGCCAACATCACTATTAATGTCATAATAAAACCCTGAGAAGCTCATGGGGTTCCATGTGTATTTGAGAGAGAACAGGTCAGGTCTGCTGCCGTCCCACACGCGGTTGCCCGCAAGGTAGGTCTTGGAGTGGACTGTCCAGTTCCAGTATGTCGATCCACTACCGTTTGCGTTAGTAGCTATGACCGAGACATTGTAGTTCGCGGATGAAGAAGGAGTATTGGTAAATAAGGTTTGAACTCCCGCCAAGACCAATCCGGTATTGTTAGCCTGAGAAGATCCTATGTACCATGTTACATTCGCATCCTGGCTCACGGTTATTTTGAAGGTCTGAGATACGGTTCCGATGGTCTCGACATTTACTCCAGTTGGGTCTACTTTGGTTATTACCGGTTTTGGAGAAACTGCAGCCACAAAAGGAGACAGGCTTGAGACTGTTCCACTTACCATGTCATTACCAGTATTAACCGCGGTCGTTACGTTATCCCATTTATTTGTTGAATCATTCCAATGATACAGTCTAATGTCAGATTCAATAAAACCTGAAGGCAATAACGCTGGATTATATTTTAAACTGACTGTGATGGGAGATGCAACTGTTGCTGTGGTTGATATGTTGAAATAATTGTTGCTTACCGATGTATAACCTGTGGGGAGGGAATGAGATGAATCGACTGTTTCAAGTGTGTTCCCCGGTGCAGAAACGCTTGCGAATGTAACCGAGGAATTCGTCGAGATAGTTACTGTTACCTGACTTGCGCTCGCCGGTGTGTTGGGGTCGGTGGTCGCTATTAAACTCGTTCCGGTCTCATTCACATTACCTGTTGCATCGACTGTCTTTACCAAGATTTCGTATGTAGTGAAAGAATTAAGACCAGTTATATTGTAAGAATTCGTTGTACTTATCGATGTGTTGCCTATCCAGCTACCATTTTTAAAGATGGCTACATGATGAAAATCGGGGTCTGTAGGGTTCGTCCAATTGATCAATAACCATGTCGTACCATTCCCAGTAATCATGAGATTAGTGACATTTGCTGGCGCTGTCGTATCAGGAGCTTGTGTAACAGTCCATGTCCATGTTTTCACAGCGGAGCCATTTGAATTGGAAGCGTTCGCTATAACTGTATGTACTACTCCTATTCCTGCAGTATTATTAGAATATTCAGCCTTAGTGCCTATAGGAACGGATAGGTTGGATAGCGGAACTACCACTCCATCAATTGTCCAGCTTACATCAACTATTTGATCCGCCGTAACATTAAAAGCCTGCAATCCACCAAGATATGAGGTCCAGGTTAAAGGTGGATTGAACGAGGTTATGCTTGGAGGACTTGCTGGAATGGCATTCACTATGAAAGAAGCATCTATCGATGATATAACATCGGTTCCGTTCTTGGCAGTAAAATTATAGTTATGTGTAGCGTTGCTCAAGGGACCGATACCACTAATTGTATATGTCTTGCCATCTGCCGTATTTACATCCAGAGAATCCATTGGATTCATCGCGTGATCAATTCCATCAAGGGTCAATTTTACGTAATCTGCCGTGCCATTGGCATCATCTTTGAAAGTGACAGTAAAGGTAAAAGTTGTTGTTGTGTCTCCAGATGGTGGCGAAACGGTTCCACTTATTAAGCTTAGCGGCGCTGCCATCGCAATTAAAGCAGCGCTCAGCATCAGCAGTACTAGAATTATTCCCTTAATATATCTCTTCATTACCATAATTACCCCTTCAGCTCATTTTTTCAATTATCCTCGTCTCTCTTGCCCGGTCATCATGCCATAAAAATGCAATATGATAGGGTATTCTTTCACTAAGAACTCATTATATAAATAATTTCTGTGACAAAAGTCAACCCGCCAGCAGTTTAATGATAATCCGCATTGAAATGTCCGTATTGACTATTCCTTTCCGAGCATCTTTTCCAGCAATTCAAATCTCTTTAAAGCAAGCTCCTTGCTCGCTATGCGTCTTATTATCGCCCGCCCGGTATCGAAAACTATTATTTTCTCAACCGGAGAGTTGGTCAGTATAAGCATTTCGTTATCAGGCGTTACCTGGACATTATCAAAATATTTTTTGAGTTCGGTGAGCGCCTGCGGGGTGATATTTATATTCCCAAGCTCGGCTTCCCCGCTGAACAGATCCTCTTCCTGTTTCGTAAAACAAGGCTCGATCGTAATTATTTTCATTGGCAGATAATAGCCTCGACCTTATTCATTATCTCTTTTGCTATTTCTGGTTTGGTGCCGGAGACACGCTTTACCTCGCCATCGATCATATAAACGTCATTATCCTCTGTCCCCATCCCGCCTCTTGCTACGTCATTCGCCACGACCATGGCAAGTCCTGATGCCTCCATGGACTCCCGCGCGCGCTTTATCAATTCATTTTCCGTTACACCTGTTTCAGCCTTAAAGCCAATGATCTTGAGGCCTGGATACTTGATACGGACCTGGCTGATGAGCTTTGGCGCAGGTTTCATGGTCAATGTGAAGTTCTTGTCCGATTTTATCTTCTCCCTGGAAGCGGCAACCGTGAAATCCGATATGGCGGCTGCGCTTATGAGAAGGTCGTACTTCTTATCCAGCTCTTCAAGTACGGTATCTGTCATATCCTTCGCACTCTCGGCATTGAATTCGCATATCCCCTGCATCCCCAGGCAGCCCCTGTGAACAAGAGTAACATCTGCGCCTCTCCTGAAAGCCTCAAGCGCAAGCTCGACACCTGTCTTGCCAGAGGCGCGGTTGGTGATAATTCTTATCGGATCAATAGCCTCGGCTGTCGCGCCCCCTGTGATAAGGATGCGTTTGCCCTTTAGTGTTTTTTTACCAAGTGTTCTCTCTACCCGCAGGACGATCTCTTCCTTAGATGCAATTTTCGCCGCACCCTCTTCCATTACAGGATTGATGAATTCCACCCCTAATTCCGCCAGTTTTCCCATGTTCTCGATAACGATGGGATGGTTGTACATGGATTCATGCATTGCAGGCACGATCATTATCGGAATTCCCGAGCCGAACGCAGTTGTTGCAAATGTCGTAACAGGAGTGTCATCTATACCGTGTGCTATCTTACCTATCGTGTTCGCAGTGCAGGGTGCAATAAGCAGAAGATGCGCTATGCCCCCGATACCGCAGAATTCCACATGCTCTACGACGCCAGTTATTTCAGTGATCACGGATTTGCCTGTGGCATAGCGCATCGTTTCATGATGTATGATCTTCTGGGCATCCTTTGTCATTACGGCATGCACTTCTGCACCATGCCTCATCAGCTCCCGTGCAAGCTCAACGCATCTGACAGCTGCAATACTACCTGTTATCCCGAGGGCGATAGTTTTTCCGTGCAGCGAGGTAGATGATTGAAAAATTTGTGCGCTCATCGCATTCCTCTTTGGTTCAAAAAGATAAGAATGTTTTGATGATCTCAGTCCTTTTTAAACTCCACAAGACCAAAATACTAATGCGACAATTATAATTCAATGATTTCAATCGGGGTAATCTCCAGAGGAAAATACGGGCTTCGTCTAATCGAAAACATCAGGAAAAATTCAGAGTTCATGGTTTCTTCAATAGAAATACCCGAATATCTTCCCGATTTTATAGAAGATCCCTCTGATTTTGTAGAATCCCTGCATCTGGATAAGAATATATTTTCACGCGACCTCGTTATAGCATATACACTCCATCCCGATCTTACACCGGAAATCATTCGCCTTGCAGGGGAAAATGGGGCTCATTCCGTGATCATCGCTGGCGGGACCGCGCAGGCCGGTGGACAATCCGAGCTCATGAGACTTTCCAAAAAATACAAAATGCACATCGAGGTGCATGAAATATGCTGCGATATCGAGAAAAGTGGCGACAAGGTTGTGGACGAATTCGCGTCATGTTTCGGAAGACCCGAACTGAAAATTACCACAGAGAATGGTCTTATTGCTAAAGTGGAGGTTATTCGCGGCGCGCCCTGCGGGAGCACGGAACATATGGCAAAAGGTATCGCCTGGATGGATAAAGGGAATGCCCCGACAAGAGCCGGGCTTCTCGTGCAGCAGTACCCGTGCAGAGCCCTCCGCGGCATCAAAGGCGGAATACATAAGGCTGCAAGGTTACATAAGGAAGCAATAGAAAAAGCTCTACAGGAGAGTGGTTAGATGAAAGAACCGATATATGAGGAATCATTGCGGTTCCATGAACTGCACCAGGGGAAAATAGCTTTGAAAAGCAAAGTGAGCATAAGAACAAAAAATGACATGTGCCTGGCCTATACGCCTGGGGTTGCCGGGCCCTGCATGCGAATCCATTCTAACAGCGATGACGTATATCGCTATACCTCCAAAGGGAATTTTGTAGCTGTTGTCAGCGACGGCACATCCGTGTTGGGTCTGGGGGATATTGGCCCTCTTGCGGCTATCCCTGTGATGGAAGGAAAAGCCATGCTTTTCAAGGTTTTCGCTGGAGTGGATGCTTTCCCAATATGCCTTGACACAAGGGACACGGATGACGTGATAAATTCGGTAAAGAACATAGCGCCTGTTTTCGGGGGTATCAACCTTGAAGATATAGGCGCTCCCCGGTGTTTCGAGATCGAGGCGCGCTTAAAGGGATTACTTGATATCCCTGTATTCCACGACGACCAGCATGGCGCCGCCACTGTGGCGCTTGCGGGGTTGATCAATGCTTTGAACGTCGTGGGTAAGAAATTTGCTGAAATAAAAGTTGTCATCAGCGGAGCGGGGGCAGCAGGCACTGCGACTGCAAAGATCTTGTTGAATAAAGGTGTCAGGAACATTCTTGTGTGCGATTCCACAGGCATAATATCTAAAAGCAGAACTGGATTGAACTTCGCAAAAATAGAGCTTGCTGAGCTCACGAACAGGGATAATGAAACCGGCATGCTTGCCGATGCAATGGCTGGAGCAGATGTTTTCATAGGTCTTTCTGTGGGCGGTTTAGTTTCAAGGAAAATGGTGCGTTCCATGGCTGAAGATGCAATTGTTCTACCTCTTGCGAATCCGGAACCTGAGATAATGCCTGCGGAGGCTAAAAGAGCCGGTGCCCGCATCGTTGGGACCGGGCGTGCGGATTTCCCCAATCAGATCAATAATTCCCTCGGCTTTCCCGGGATATTCAGGGGGGCGCTCGATGTAAGAGCAACAGATATCAATGAAGAAATGAAAATGGCTTGTGCCTGTACACTTGCTTCGCTTGTGCCAGAGCCTTCTGAAGATGACATCATACCCAGCATATTCAATCCTGAGGTTGCTCCATCCGTGGCATCTGCCGTGGCGAAAGCCGCCATGGAGAGCGGGGTTGCAAGGATACGCATGACTCCGGAGGAAGTTGCAGAGCATACCAGAAAGCTTGTAAGGGAACAATGATAACGGCCATTCTAATACTTCTGTGCACGATGTTCAGCCTTTATGCCTGGACATCACCGCATAATCTCGCTTTCAGTGGATCCGCCCTTTTTAATGGGGATTATTATACCCTGGTGTCAGGGCTCTTCGTTCATGCAAACCTTGTCCATTTGCTCGGGAACATGGTTTTCCTCTTCATTTTCGGCAACATGCTTGAAAATGAGGTGGGCAACCTGAGGACAGGCGCCGTGTTCTTTGCGGGCGGTATCCTATCGTTTGTCCTGAGCATTCCGTTCTATCCAGATTCGATAATGGTGGGGGCGTCGGCTGCGATTTTTGCTGTCATGGCAGCATTGTTACTCGTACGCCCTCCTGCGTATTCACTGCAATTCCTTTCTCCCATGGGACCGCTTGTGATAGTATTCCTTATATTCAATGTTGTCGCAATCGAAAATGGCGCGTCGGGGAATGTGGCATACATCTCGCATGTTATAGGGTTCGTAATCGGGCTTTTCTTCGGGGCGAGTTGGAACAAAAAGTGGATGGAAAGCCTGCTGTATACACTCGGGCTGCTTGTCATATATTTTGTGCTGTATAATTATTTGAAAACCGTGGTCTAGGGATAAGAATATGAGAAACGCTGAAGTGGCTACGCTTCTGTACAACATAAGCGAGCTCCTGGAAATAAAAGGGGAGATCACCTTCAAGATAAGGGCATATGCAAAGGCTGCCCGGGCCATTGAGGGCAATACTGAGGACATAGAAAAAATAGCAAGAGAAAAAAGATTGAAAGAAATTCCCGGGGTGGGGGAGAAAATTGCAGAAAAGATCGAGGAATATCTGGAAACCGGTAAGCTTGAGTCCTATGAGGACTTGAAAAAGCAGGTTCCTAAGGAGCTGCATGAGCTTTTAAAGATCCCCGGGATAGGACCGAAAACACTGCAATTCCTGCATGGCGAAATTGGGATAAAAAGCGTGGAAGATCTTGAAAAGGCGGCAAGGGAACACAGGTTAAGAAGGCTTGAGCGCTTCGGTGCGACAAAGGAAGAGAATATAATCAAGGCAATTGAAAGATACAGGCAGCGAAGCTCAAGGATACCCCTCGGGACCGCGCTTCCCCTCGTCCGTGAAATAATTGAGGCGCTTGCTAAGTCCGGGTTCATAGAAACGATCGAACCTGCGGGAAGCCTGAGAAGAAAAAAGGAAACAGTTGGTGATATCGACATCCTTGCCATTTCAAAGGATGCCCTGGCGGCCATCGAGGCATTTGTGCACTTGCCTGCAGTGAAAGAAGTGATCGTGAAAGGCCCAACAAAGGCCACTGTCATTACGCATGAAGCTATACAGGTTGACCTTCGAATAATGGAAAGCAGATCCTTCGGTACATCTTTACAGTATTTTACAGGTTCAAAAGAGCACAACATAAAATTGCGGGACCTGGCAAGGCAGAAAGGACTGAAACTCTCAGAATACGATCTGGAGGAGATCTCCACAGGCAAAAAGATCTACTGCGGAAGCGATGATGAAGTCTATAATAAGCTTGGACTTGCGCCCATCCCCCCTGAGATCAGGGAAGATACAGGTGAGATAGAAGCAGCTTTGGGAGGAAAGCTCCCAATGCTGGTGGAGAATAAAGACATCAAAGGAGATTTCCACATCCATACGGACTGGAGCGAGGGAACCAATACACTTGCGGAGATGGTCGAAGCCGCGAAAAAACTTGGATACGAATATATCGCAGTGACAGATCATTCAAAGGCAATAGGTGTTGCTCATGGGCTTAGCGAGGAAAGGCTCCTCGCCCAGATAGATGAGATACAAAAATTGAACAGGAAGCTTGAGAATTTCCGGGTCTTTACAGGCATCGAGGTGGATATAAAGGCCGATTCAAGCCTCAACTTCCCGGATAGCATCCTGAGGCAGTGCGATGTGGTGGTGGCGGCGCTGCACACAGGACAGAGACAGACAAGAAGGGAGATAACAGGCCGCCTGATAACTGCCATGGAGAATGAGAATGTGGATATAATTGCCCATCCCACAGGCAGGATCATAGGAGAGAGGGAGGCTTATGATGTAGACATCGATGCCCTTCTTGATGCTGCTGCCGGTTCGCATACGGTTCTTGAGATAAATGCCTATCCAAGCAGACTCGACCTTAGCGATGTTAATGCCCGAAAGGCGAAAAATAAGGGGATAAAGATTGCCATCGGCACTGATGCCCACAACATCGGGCATCTGGGGCTGATGGAGTTCGGGGTGAATGTAGCAAGGCGCGCCTGGCTTGAGAAGAAGGATGTGATGAATACAAGGGCAGCGGAGGACGTGAAGTTCAAGGATTGATTTTATCCATAAGGTAGGCCGATATTTCTTTTATTATTCCTTCAAGGAATATATCACTTTTTGAACTTTCCTTCCAAGGACAAATAGCTATAAATATATATCATCATAACTATTATGATAAATGGTATTCTATCAGTCAACATGAGCAGAGAACTGCAGTGATGAAACGAAAAAATGGTGATATGGTCTAATGACACCGCGAAAAAAGACTCTGATCCTAATAGGTGTCACGATTATTGGCCTGATCGCGGTACTGTACGCAACCTCGGAAATTATCCTTATGGGAGGTTTTGCGGATCTTGAGCAGCAGAATACCATCAAGAATGTCCAGCGGGCAAATGAGGCCTTATCTGACGACATCAACCAATTGAAAACAAGTACCCGTGATTGGGCATGGTGGGATGATACATATACCTTCATCCAGGACAACAATACTCAATATATCGAATCAAATCCCACTGATACGTCTTTTATTGGTCTTAGACTGAACCTTATCGTTTTTGTGAACTCCTCCGGTAAGATAGTCTTCAGTAAGGGATTTGACCTCGAGAACAACACGGAAACATCCATTCCTGAAAGCTTCCCGGAATTGCTTACCGCCGATAGCCTCCTCTTGCAGCATGCTGATACTCAAAGCAATGTAACCGGGATACTTCTTCTCCCGCAGGGGCCTATGCTAATAGCTGCACTACCTATCCTGACCGGCAAGGAGGAAGGGCCTATCCGGGGAACCCTGATCTTTGGGCGCTACCTGAACGCAGCGGAGATCGAGCGCATAGCACAGATAACTCATCAGTATATCACCATACTTCGGTTCGATGATCCCCAGCTTCCTTCAGATTTACTGGAACTTCGCACCTCTTTCTCAGAGGAAACACCCATCTTAACTGGGGTTCGGGAGGAGAGTTCGCATACGATATCAGGATACAGCCAGATAAGAGATATCTATGGGAAGCCCGCTTTATTGTTGCGCGTGGATTCTTCGAGGGCCATTTACGAGCAAGGCCAGACAACTGTTCAGTATTTCCTCGTTTCATTCCTCGCAATAGGACTCCTTTTTGGTGCTGTAATTTTTTCCCTTTCAGATAAGCTTGGTCTATCAATGCTGGCGCGACGTGAGAGTGAAGAGCGCTACAAGATTGTAATTCAGGAAGCCTCTGAAGGCATCCTGCTGGTCGACGCGGAAACCAAAAGATTCCTGGAAGCAAACGAAGCGCTTCAGAACCTTCTGGGTTACACCTCCCGAGAAATCCTAGGAATGACACTTTACGATATGATACCTCGCGACC
This window harbors:
- a CDS encoding NADP-dependent malic enzyme, whose product is MKEPIYEESLRFHELHQGKIALKSKVSIRTKNDMCLAYTPGVAGPCMRIHSNSDDVYRYTSKGNFVAVVSDGTSVLGLGDIGPLAAIPVMEGKAMLFKVFAGVDAFPICLDTRDTDDVINSVKNIAPVFGGINLEDIGAPRCFEIEARLKGLLDIPVFHDDQHGAATVALAGLINALNVVGKKFAEIKVVISGAGAAGTATAKILLNKGVRNILVCDSTGIISKSRTGLNFAKIELAELTNRDNETGMLADAMAGADVFIGLSVGGLVSRKMVRSMAEDAIVLPLANPEPEIMPAEAKRAGARIVGTGRADFPNQINNSLGFPGIFRGALDVRATDINEEMKMACACTLASLVPEPSEDDIIPSIFNPEVAPSVASAVAKAAMESGVARIRMTPEEVAEHTRKLVREQ
- a CDS encoding ATP-binding protein, which gives rise to MTPRKKTLILIGVTIIGLIAVLYATSEIILMGGFADLEQQNTIKNVQRANEALSDDINQLKTSTRDWAWWDDTYTFIQDNNTQYIESNPTDTSFIGLRLNLIVFVNSSGKIVFSKGFDLENNTETSIPESFPELLTADSLLLQHADTQSNVTGILLLPQGPMLIAALPILTGKEEGPIRGTLIFGRYLNAAEIERIAQITHQYITILRFDDPQLPSDLLELRTSFSEETPILTGVREESSHTISGYSQIRDIYGKPALLLRVDSSRAIYEQGQTTVQYFLVSFLAIGLLFGAVIFSLSDKLGLSMLARRESEERYKIVIQEASEGILLVDAETKRFLEANEALQNLLGYTSREILGMTLYDMIPRDHETVNRSVESIKKEKHKFLGEQRYTRKDGSTVDVEVSANLITYDGKEVLCVVVHDITERKRAENMRLEKERIVSADKAKSEFLAGMSHELRTPLNSIIGFSELLKLQKFGELGEKQAHYVDNVLNSSKFLLELINDILDLSKIEAGKIELAIEKVSVPETISETLVLIKERASKHNIVLKKELDPQLEFIEADEKRFKQVFFNLLSNAVKFSKEEGGTVTIAAKKEGDMARFSVSDTGIGIRKEDMGKLFNKFQQIDSEKSRKVEGTGLGLAISKQLVEMHGGTMTVESKYGEGTTFTFVIPIVAKRNPD
- the polX gene encoding DNA polymerase/3'-5' exonuclease PolX gives rise to the protein MRNAEVATLLYNISELLEIKGEITFKIRAYAKAARAIEGNTEDIEKIAREKRLKEIPGVGEKIAEKIEEYLETGKLESYEDLKKQVPKELHELLKIPGIGPKTLQFLHGEIGIKSVEDLEKAAREHRLRRLERFGATKEENIIKAIERYRQRSSRIPLGTALPLVREIIEALAKSGFIETIEPAGSLRRKKETVGDIDILAISKDALAAIEAFVHLPAVKEVIVKGPTKATVITHEAIQVDLRIMESRSFGTSLQYFTGSKEHNIKLRDLARQKGLKLSEYDLEEISTGKKIYCGSDDEVYNKLGLAPIPPEIREDTGEIEAALGGKLPMLVENKDIKGDFHIHTDWSEGTNTLAEMVEAAKKLGYEYIAVTDHSKAIGVAHGLSEERLLAQIDEIQKLNRKLENFRVFTGIEVDIKADSSLNFPDSILRQCDVVVAALHTGQRQTRREITGRLITAMENENVDIIAHPTGRIIGEREAYDVDIDALLDAAAGSHTVLEINAYPSRLDLSDVNARKAKNKGIKIAIGTDAHNIGHLGLMEFGVNVARRAWLEKKDVMNTRAAEDVKFKD
- a CDS encoding DUF166 domain-containing protein; protein product: MISIGVISRGKYGLRLIENIRKNSEFMVSSIEIPEYLPDFIEDPSDFVESLHLDKNIFSRDLVIAYTLHPDLTPEIIRLAGENGAHSVIIAGGTAQAGGQSELMRLSKKYKMHIEVHEICCDIEKSGDKVVDEFASCFGRPELKITTENGLIAKVEVIRGAPCGSTEHMAKGIAWMDKGNAPTRAGLLVQQYPCRALRGIKGGIHKAARLHKEAIEKALQESG
- a CDS encoding S-layer protein domain-containing protein, with product MVMKRYIKGIILVLLMLSAALIAMAAPLSLISGTVSPPSGDTTTTFTFTVTFKDDANGTADYVKLTLDGIDHAMNPMDSLDVNTADGKTYTISGIGPLSNATHNYNFTAKNGTDVISSIDASFIVNAIPASPPSITSFNPPLTWTSYLGGLQAFNVTADQIVDVSWTIDGVVVPLSNLSVPIGTKAEYSNNTAGIGVVHTVIANASNSNGSAVKTWTWTVTQAPDTTAPANVTNLMITGNGTTWLLINWTNPTDPDFHHVAIFKNGSWIGNTSISTTNSYNITGLNSFTTYEILVKTVDATGNVNETGTSLIATTDPNTPASASQVTVTISTNSSVTFASVSAPGNTLETVDSSHSLPTGYTSVSNNYFNISTTATVASPITVSLKYNPALLPSGFIESDIRLYHWNDSTNKWDNVTTAVNTGNDMVSGTVSSLSPFVAAVSPKPVITKVDPTGVNVETIGTVSQTFKITVSQDANVTWYIGSSQANNTGLVLAGVQTLFTNTPSSSANYNVSVIATNANGSGSTYWNWTVHSKTYLAGNRVWDGSRPDLFSLKYTWNPMSFSGFYYDINSDVGNESITMQMNSYTDRRINAGNIVYDTTPEEVQFGYSGFGSYQVIGFMADKYFAGYTSNTTIANAQPSTTFAGKSALAQGQLHKVLMDEDLKRTISVGSTLPLQEGYVLKAVDIDLSARTMLISLLKDGNVVDPGTPLN
- the coaBC gene encoding bifunctional phosphopantothenoylcysteine decarboxylase/phosphopantothenate--cysteine ligase CoaBC, which gives rise to MSAQIFQSSTSLHGKTIALGITGSIAAVRCVELARELMRHGAEVHAVMTKDAQKIIHHETMRYATGKSVITEITGVVEHVEFCGIGGIAHLLLIAPCTANTIGKIAHGIDDTPVTTFATTAFGSGIPIMIVPAMHESMYNHPIVIENMGKLAELGVEFINPVMEEGAAKIASKEEIVLRVERTLGKKTLKGKRILITGGATAEAIDPIRIITNRASGKTGVELALEAFRRGADVTLVHRGCLGMQGICEFNAESAKDMTDTVLEELDKKYDLLISAAAISDFTVAASREKIKSDKNFTLTMKPAPKLISQVRIKYPGLKIIGFKAETGVTENELIKRARESMEASGLAMVVANDVARGGMGTEDNDVYMIDGEVKRVSGTKPEIAKEIMNKVEAIICQ
- a CDS encoding rhomboid family intramembrane serine protease, which produces MITAILILLCTMFSLYAWTSPHNLAFSGSALFNGDYYTLVSGLFVHANLVHLLGNMVFLFIFGNMLENEVGNLRTGAVFFAGGILSFVLSIPFYPDSIMVGASAAIFAVMAALLLVRPPAYSLQFLSPMGPLVIVFLIFNVVAIENGASGNVAYISHVIGFVIGLFFGASWNKKWMESLLYTLGLLVIYFVLYNYLKTVV